CCGGAGCCGGAGGTGGCGACTGTGCGATCGCACTGTGCCCGGCACAGTCCCGCACCGAGCTTGCGCGGGCGTGGCAGGAACTCGGCTTTCCCCCGCTGGAAATCCAGCCGGCCACCGAAGGAGTCCGTTGTGCGCAAGCCTAAAACCCAGGCGCCAGCCGTGAACCCGATCGAAGCACGCAAACGCTCGCACCTCGAGCTGTGCGCCACCGCTGCGGTCGAGCACCCCGAGAAGACGACCCTGCTGGAAGAAGTCGACTTTGTGCACAATGCCTTGCCCGAATTGTCCCTCGACCAAATCGATCTTCACACCGAGTTTCTCGGCAAGACCCTCGCCGCGCCCTTCCTGATTACCGGAATGACGGGGGGTGCACCTGAAGCATTCGCCATCAACCGCGACCTGGCTCGGGTCGCAGAACGATGTGGGATCGCCTTTGGCCTCGGCAGCCAGCGCGCGATGGAACGCAACCCGGAGCTGTCGTGGACGTACCAAGTGCGTACCTTCGCTCCCAACACGGTCGTGCTCGCCAATATTGGCCTGACCCAAGCGGCACAAATGCCGACTCCGGCACTGCGCGAACTGGTGAGCGCCGTGGATGCGGATGGGCTGTGCATTCATCTGAACCCCGCTCAGGAACTCGTGCAACCAGAAGGGGACCGTGATTTCCGCAACGGCTACACGACCATTCGACGCATCGCGGAGGAGATCGGGCTTCCCGTCATCGTCAAGGAAACCGGCTGTGGCATCTCGGCCGCAGTCGCTGCGCGTTTGCACGGCTTGGGGATCCAGTATGTGGACGTTTCCGGCGCTGGCGGAACTTCTTGGGTGCGAGTGGAAAGCTTGCGTTCGGATCATGAAGCCGCGGCTTTAGGTACAGAATTCGCCTCCTGGGGCATTCCGACAGCGGCTGCCCTTTTGGCGCTGCGTTCTCTACCCGTGCGGTGCATCGCGAGCGGCGGGTTGCGCAACAGCCTCGACGCGGCCAAGTCCCTGGCGCTCGGCGCGGATCTCTGCGGAATGGCCTTGCCCGTCTTCCGCGCGTACACACAAGGAGGTCTCGAGGGCGCCGAGGCCTTCATCGCCCAGTGCATTCGCGGACTCAAGACAGCCATGCTTCTGACCGGGTCCGCCTCGCTGGATGCGCTCCGACGGCAACCGTTGGTGATCGGGCCACGCCTGCAAGCTTGGCTCGATGCTTTGACTTCGACCGAAAGGAGGAACTGAAGGTAATGCCCGCAGACAATACGACGTCCCGCATCGAAGGATTTTACAAGCTGCCGCGCAAAGACCGACTCGTGACCCTCGCCCGCATGGCGGGCCTGGAAGAAACCGAGGTCACCGAGCTCCTCAATCCCACCCCGTTGGCCTTCGAGGTTGCCGACCACATGATTGAAAATGCCATCGGCGTCTTGGGGCTACCTCTCGGAGTCGGCTTGAACTTCTTGATTAACGGCCGCGAACGACTCGTTCCCATGGCCATCGAGGAACCGTCGGTGGTTGCCGCCGCCAGCTTTGCCGCGCGCTTGATTCGCGACGCGGGCGGATTCTTCGCTGAGGCGGATCCATCGTTGATGATTGGCCAAATCCAACTTCTCGGGTTGGCGGACCTCGAGGCCGCAAGCGAAAAAATTCAGGCGGCTGCCGGCCGCATCTTGGCTGTGGCGAACTCGGTGCACCCGAACATGCTCAAGCGTGGGGGCGGCGCCCGCAAAATCGAGCTGCGGCCTCTTCCCGATACGCCCTGCGGTCCGATGCTCGTCGTCCATGTTCTCGTAGACGTCGGAGATGCGATGGGCGCCAATGCCATTAACAGCATTGCGGAAGCCGTGGCCCCATTGCTCGAAGACCTGAGTGGCGGCGAAGCCCGGCTACGGATCTTGTCGAATCTTGCAGACCAACGATTGGCACGCGCGACGGCGCGCATTCCCTTCCCTCTTCTGGCCACGGAACGTTTTAGCGGCGAGCAAGTCGCACGCCGTATCGAAGAGGCGTGGGCCTTCGCCTACGCGGATCCGTACCGGGCTGCCACCCACAACAAAGGCATCATGAACGGGATCGATGCCGTGGCTCTCGCCACTGGCCAAGACTGGCGCGGCATCGAGGCGGGCGCCCACGCCTACGCTGCCCGGCATGGGCAGTACCGCCCCTTGAGCGAGTGGCGCGTGCACAATGGGGCCTTGGTCGGTTCGATCGAGCTGCCGCTCGCCGTCGGCATTGTCGGCGGCAATCTCGAATGCAATCCGCGAGCAAACTTTGGCTTGCGGCTGCTTCGCGCCCGTTCGGCGCGCGACCTGGCCGCGGTTATGGCCGCTGTGGGTCTCGCCCAAAACTTTGCCGCAGTGCGTGCACTGGCAACCGATGGCATCCAGCGCGGCCATATGGCCTTGCATGCCCGCGGCCTCGCTTTGGCCGCCGGCGCAACCGAAGACATCGTCGAGCAAGTGGTCGAAGAACTCATTGCCAGCGGGGAAATCAAGCTGAACAAAGCTCGCGAAATCGTCGCCTCGCGCAAGCGCGCTGCCTGAAGGAGCCGCGAGTGCCACCTACCCGCATCGGCCGGGGTCGAGCGCCCGGGAAAGTTATTTTGGCCGGAGAACACGCCGTCGTGTACGGCTGGCCGGCGATCGCTCTGCCGCTGCAGCGGTACGTAACCGTGGAGGTCTTCGCTGCGGAACGCGACCGCGCACGGCAGCCCGACGGGCATAGGAACGGTGGCAGCGTAACGGTCGATGGCACCCGGCGTGTGAGCTTGGAGGCGCTGCTGGTCGCCGCTGGCCGCACGCTCCAAGCCAGCACCGAAAATCTCGCAATTCGAGTTCTGTCCGAGGTGCCCGAGGCCATGGGCCTCGGAAGCTCCGCCGCACTGAGTGTCGCCTTGATTCGGGCGCTCGCAAACTATCACGGCACTCCTCTCTCGGACGATGAAGCCAGTGGTCATGCCTACACGCTGGAGTGCTTGTTTCACGGCCAACCCTCCGGCATTGACAACACCACAGCCGCGCACGCGAAGCTCATTCGCTTTGTGCGCGGCGAACGCACGCGAGCACTCACACCCCCGTCGCCGCTGCGCTTGGCCATTGTGCTCGGCAAACAGCCCCGCCAAACGCGCAGCGCCGTCGAAAAGCTCCGCTTCGCGCGCGCACAACGGCCGCAACTGCTCGACGCCCACTTTGCCCAAATCGGCGCGTTGGTGGAACGCGCGGCCCACGCTCTCTGCCAAGGCGACTGGCACGCCCTCGGGCAAAGCATGACAGAAAATCATGCGCTTCTTGCCGCCTTAGGTGTCTCGACGGCGGAACTCGACGACTTGGTTCACCGCGCTCTCGACTACGGCGCGCGCGGGGCGAAACTCACCGGCGGTGGGGGAGGCGGTGCGATCGTGTGCTTGTGCCCGGAAAACCGCCCAGAACTCATGCGGCGATTCGTAGAAACCGGCTGGGATTGCTTTGCCGTGGACTGGCCCCCAGCCCAAGGAGGTTCCAATGAACGACGTACTGCGCAGCTCGACGCCCACGCCTCTTGTGCGTGACGAAACCAAAAACGAACTCGAACAGCGATTGGACGAGGCCATCCGGCGCACCCAAACCTACTTGCTCCGCATTCAGAACGCCGGCGGCTACTGGCACTTTCCGCTGGAAGCCAACGTGACCATGGATGCGGAGTACATCTTCTTCAACCGCTTCATGCAGCGCGATGCGCGCCGGCAAGAAGCGCGCGTCGTGGACCACATGTTGGCCACACAAAATGACGATGGTTCGTGGTCGCTCTATCCGTCGGGTCCCGGCCACGTCAGCCTGACCATCGAGGCCTACTTTGCGCTCAAGCTTTGCGGATTTTCACCATCCGAGCCACGCTTGCAGCGGGCGGCCCAGTTTATTCGCGCTCACGGCGGCCTTGCCCGCGCCGGGGTATTTACACGCTGCTTCCTGGCCTATTTCGGGCAATTTCCGTGGTACGGCCTCCCAGCAATGCCAGTCGAACTGATTTTGCTCCCGCCGTGGTTTCCCGTCAACATTTACGCCCTGTCCAGTTGGGCACGCGAGACAGTTGTGCCTTTGACGATTCTCATGGCGCTTCGCCCGCAGGTGGCCATCAGCCCCGAGGCAAGCGTGGCGGATCTGTGGCTCGAACCACCCTCGCCTGCAGCCGTCGCCTTTTCGAGGAGCCCTGAATTTCTCAGTTGGCGCAATTTCTTTCTCCTCGTGGACTCGACCTTGAAGACACTCGGCCGCTACGTCCCGTGGGCGCCTTTGCGCCATCGCGCAATCGAACGGGCAGAGCGGTGGATTCTGGAACGTCAAGATCGCAACGGTGGCTGGGGAGGCATTCAACCGCCCATGCTCAATTGCGTCATGGCACTCAAAACCCTGGGGTACCCGGACAGCCATCCCGCCATCGCCAACGGCATCCAAGCCATCGATGACTTTCTGATTGCCGATGGCGACAGCCTCATGATGCAACCGTGCGTGTCTCCCACCTGGGACACGGCTCTGGCCGCCAAGGCGTTACTGGACTCCGGTTTGAACGCGGACCATCCCGCTTTAGCACGTGCGGCCGATTGGTTGATCCAAAACCAGATTTTCCGGCGCGGGGATTGGAGCGTGTACAACCCGGACCTGGATCCAGGCGGATGGGCCTTCGAGTTTGCCAACGACTGGTACCCGGACGTGGACGATACCGCAGTGATCCTGATGCAGCTCCGGCGCATCGCCACCAAGGACCAACGAGCCCAACAACGCGCCATTGCATACGGCCTGAATTGGGCACTGGGAATGCAGAGCCAAAACGGCGGATGGGCCGCATTCGACACCGACAACGACAGCGAATTCTTGAACCAGATTCCGTTCGCCGACATGGAAGCCATGATCGACCCGCCCACCGAAGATCTCACGGGCCGGTTGCTCGAGCTCATGGGCAACTATGGCTACGACCTGGAAAGCTCTCGCGCCCGCAAGGCGCATCGTTTCCTCTTGCGGACACAACGGCCGAGTGGAGCGTGGTGGGGGCGCTGGGGGGCGAACTTTATTTATGGCACATGGTCGGTCCTTGCCGGCCTGCGCGCCATTGGCGACGACCTCCGTGCCACTCATATACGCCGTGCGGTAGCGTGGCTCAAACAGCACCAAAATCCCGATGGCGGCTGGGGCGAAACTCTCGCCTCGTACGACAATGAATCGCTCGCTGGCCAGGGCGAATCCACCCCATCGCAAACGGCTTGGGCCATCCTGGGACTGCTTGCGGGCGAACCCGGAATGAGCGACGCGGTCTTACGCGGGGTCCGGTTTCTCCTGGACACGCAAAATGCCGACGGCACATGGCCCGAGCGCTTGTGGACCGGAACGGGCTTCCCCCGCCACTTTTACCTCCGCTACGACGGCTACCGCATTTACTTTCCGCTCATGGCACTAGGCCAAGCGCGACAGCGATTGCGCGCGCTGCGCAGCAGTCCGCCCAGTCCGACAACGACACGCCCATCGGAGGGACATCGTTGAGCACGCCCGAAGAACTCCGCGCCGCTTACGCTTACTGCCGCAGCCTGGCGCGCCTCCACTACGAGAACTTCTTCGTTGGCTCGATCCTGTTGCCGCGCGACCTCCGCTCCTCCATCGCCGCAATCTACGCCTTCGCTCGGGTGGCCGACGACCTAGCTGACGAGGGAAGTGTACCCCCCGAGCAGCGTCTGGCTGCTCTGGATGCTTGGGAAGAGGAACTCGAAGCCTGCTTTGCTGGCGCGCCTCGGTCGCAGGTGTTCATTGCGCTCGCGGACACGGTGCGCCGCTTCTCCCTACCGATCGCCCCCTTTCGGGCGTTGCTGCAAGCGTTCCGCTACGACGCGCAGTTCCGTCCCTTTGCCACATTCTCGGACCTGCTCGACTACTGCCGCTGCTCGGCCAATCCCGTCGGCCATTTGGTTTTGCATCTTTTCGGGTATCGCGACGCGGAACGGCAAGCCTTGGCCGATCGGATTTGCACTGGCCTGCAACTGGCCAACTTCTGGCAAGACGTGTCCGTGGATGCCCAGCGTGGGCCGTGTGTACTTGCCGCTCGAAGATTTGCGGCGTTTCGGGCTCACCCCCGAGGATATCCTGAACGGCACGGCCGGCGCTGAGCGATTTCGATCCCTCATGGAGTTCCAAGTCACGCGTGCACGGAGTTTTCTCGCCGGTGGTTTGGCTCTGGCCGAGTGCGTAACCCCTGCACTCTCCCGTGAAGTGCGCCTGTTCGCCCACGGAGGGCTGGCTATCCTCGACCGCATTGCAGCACTCGATTTCGACGTGCTCCGCCAGCGGCCGCGCTTGAGTCGTTGGGACAAAGCGCGCTTGTTGTGGCACTTCGCCACAGCCGGACACGAGCGCTCGGCGGTCCGCACGGTGGATTCAGCGAGCGCTCTCGACCGCGATTACGCCTACTGCGAAGAGGTCACTCGCCGCAGTTCGAGCAACTTTTATTACGCTTTCCATCTGTTGCCGCGCGACAAGCGCCGAGCATTGTGCGCCGTGTATGCCTTTTGCCGCTTCCTCGACGACGTGGCCGACCGCGAGGATCCGAGCTGGTCGCCGCAAGCGAGCCTGCAGCGCTGGCGCGACGAAGTCGAAGCGGTTTTTCACGGCAGCCCCCGCCATCCGATCAGCCGTGCGCTGGCTGACGCCGTGCGGCGATTCCCCTTAGGGGAACGATATTTTTACGAACTCATCGAGGGGGTAGAAACCGATCTGTCCCCTCGGATCTACGAGTCGTGGGCCGAGTTGCGGCAGTACTGTTACCGCGTGGCCAGCACGGTGGGTCTGCTGTGCATCGAGATTTTCGGCTACCGCAATCCCTCTGCCCGGCAATATGCCTGCGATTTGGGCATTGCCTTCCAGCTCACGAACATTCTCCGCGACGTGCGCGAAGACGCGGAACGCGGGCGCGTGTACATCCCACGTGCGGACTTGTTGCAGTTCGAGTGTTCCGAGCGAGACCTGCTGCAGGGGAGCTATTCCCCGCGCGTCGCTGCTCTACTCGCCTTCGAGTGCGGTCGAGCGCGCGGCTTTTATTTGAGAGCACGCGCCGCGCTCGCTCCCGAAGACCGGCGCTCCCTCGCTGCGGCCGAGGCCATGCGCCTGATCTACCAGCGGCTCCTCGCCCGCATCGAGGCGCAAAACTTCGACGTGTTCCAGAGCCGGGTGACATTGCCACGCTACGAGAAAGTCTCTCTGGCGCTGGCCGCCTGGGGACGCTCGCAACTCCACCGCGCGGGATAAACCATGCCTCCGAACAACGGTGATGCGGGTCGCGCACAAGCTCCTGTGGTGGTTGCCGGTGGGGGCATTGCCGGTTTGGCCGCAGCGGTAGAACTCAGCCGATTAGGCCACCGGGTACTCGTACTCGAAGCGCGCCGCCGTTGGGGGGGCCGTGCGGCCTCTTTTCGCGAACGCACCACCGGCGATGAACTCGATAACGGCCAGCACGCGCTCATGGGTTGTTACCATCACACGCTGGCGTTCCTGGATCGCATTGGGGCTTCAGCCAAGCTTGCCTGGCAAGGGCGGTTGCAGGTCCCTTATTTCGACTTGATTACCGGTCGGACTGCAACTTTGCGCGCCGGTCCGGGGCCGAGTCCGATCCACGTTGCCGCGGGCATCGCTCGGTTTGCCCTGTTGTCGCCCGCCCAGCGCATCGAAGCGCTGTTGGGCGGCTTGCGCATTCTTGCCTTGCGCCGCCGCCAAGACCCATTGCTCCTGCACGTTACTGTCGAAGACCTGCTTCGGTTCTGCAGGCAAAGCCCCTCCACCCGCGAGCGGCTTTGGAATCCGATCGCCATCGCGACGCTGAACGAGTTGCCCTCCCGCGCGGCCGCGGCACCATTTGCAGAAGTCATCGCTCGGGCGTTTTTCGGTTCTCGCAGAGACTCGCAATTCGTATTTCCCCGGGTATCCCTCAGCGAACTGTACGTGCCGGGCGCGCTCGACTTCGTGCGCCGTCATGGCGGAGCTGCGCAATTGGGTGCGCCGGTCGAAGGTCTCGTACGCAACGGGGAAGAAATTCGTGCGGTCGTGGTGCGGGGCGGTGAAGTCATCCCAGCATCGGCAGTGGTTTGCGCCCTTCCCCCTGGGGCGGCGCGCAACCTCCTCGCGGAGCATGGAGTCGCAATCCCCGCTTTCGACTATGCACCTATCGTGTCCGTTTACCTGTGGTTCCAACAACCACCCGAGCTACCGCCATTCTTTGGCCTGCTCGGCGGGCACGGGCAGTGGGTGTTCCACCGCGCAAGTTTATGGGGGCAAACCGCTTGCGCCGCCGCGCCCGACTCGCACATCGTGAGCGTCGTGATCAGCGCGGCGCGTTCCGAAGCTCAGCGGCACGATGGAGAACTGATCCACGACGTGACCGCCGAGCTCCGCTGTGCCTTTCCGCACCTCGCACGGATGGAAATCCGACACGCTTTGGTTGTCCGCGAGAAACGCGCCACACCATCGCTCACTCCCGAGCTCGATCGCCAGCGGCCACCCACCCGAACTCGCCTGCGCAACCTGTTTCTCGCCGGCGATTGGATCGCAACCGGACTTCCAGCAACCATTGAAAGCGCGGTCGCCAGTGGCTTTGCCGCCGCTCGCGCTGTTGTTCCGCCTTATTCGAAGTCGTAAAGTATGCCGCACATGCAACGGGTCACCATCCTTGCCGCATTGCCGTGGGAATGTGCCTGTGCCTTCTCGGCGCTACAGGAGGTGCGCAAAGGACGGTCCGGCCCGTTCCCGTGGTGGGAAGGTTCCGCGGCCCGATGCATCGTGCGGGTGGTGAGAACCGGTATCGGTATGCAACGCGCGAGCGATGCTTTCCGAGCGAGCATAGCGGAGTTTCCTTGCGATGTAGCGATCAACACTGGATGCGCCGGCGGTTTAATACCGGCTCTCGAGCCTGGAAGTTTGATCATTGCCGGCGAAATCCTCGGCACCAGTGCTGAGAGCGCGATTGCAGTTCCGGGCTGGCTTGTGGAGGAATTGCACGGCGCGGGCAGAGCGAGCGGCCTCGATGTACGCATCGGCCGCGAATTGTGCGTTGCGGAGCCATTGATGACGGCAACGGAAAAGCAACGAGCTGCTCGCGAACTCGGCGCTATGGCGGTGGATATGGAGAGCCTAGGCATCGCGCAGGCGGCGAGGGAACACGGGGTATCATTCGGGAGTGTCCGAGCCGTTCTCGATGCCGCGGATAGCTCTCTCCCCTCCTCGGAAGGCCTCGTCCACCCCGACAGTGGTCGAGTCCGGCCGTGGAACGTGTTCAAAAAGATGGTCAAAGACGGGAGCTCGGCTTGGACCGAGCTCAAAGCACTCCACAGTTGGAAGCGACGAGCAGAGGCGGCCTTGCAGGCCTTTTTCGCCACCTGGCTGGGCGAGTGTCGGCCGTCAGCCCTCGCGTCGGCGACGGCGTTGCATGGATCGAATAGGAGGTAACTCGATATGCGTTTTCCCCTGCACATCACGACGGATATGCTCAAGTGGCAGCTCAAAAACTGGTGGCGTGGCAACCAGCGCTATCCTTTTGTGCTCATGCTCGAACCCCTGCACACTTGCAACCTCGCCTGCATTGGCTGCTCGCCCGAGCGCTACAACGGAGACTTAAAAGACCGCCTGCCGTTGGAGGAATGCCTGCGCGCCGTGGACGACTGCGGTGCTCCGGTCGTGTCTATTTGCGGCGGCGAGCCGACGATTTATCCGGAGCTGCCCGAGCTGGTGGAAGGGATCATCGCGCGCAAGCGCCACATTTATTTATGCACCAACGGAATCTTGCTGGATCGTTTTTACCAGCGGTCGCGCCCGCACAAGCGTTTGTGGATCAACGTGCATCTCGATGGCCTGCGCGACACGCACGACTTCGTGGTGAATCGCAAAGGCGTGTTCGACAAGGCCATTGCCATGATCCGAGAAGGCAAACGCCGCGGCTATTCCGTGTGCACGAACACGACCATTTACCGGGAAACCAACATGGACGAAATCGAGGCCATGTGCGCCATGCTTTCCGAGCTGGGCGTGGACGGCATTTTACTTTCGCCGGGCTACCACTACGAAGCCATCAAGGAAAACCATTTTCTCTACAAGCACGAGATTCACGAGAAGTTCCAGCGTGTCCTAGAGCTGGCCCAAAAGTACCCGATTTCCTCCACGCCGCTGTTTCTTCAGTTTGCTGCCGGACAGCGCGACTACCCCTGCACCCCCTGGGGCAACCCCACTCGCACGCCCAAAGGGTGGAAAGGCCCCTGCTACCTGATCGCGGGCCAGTACTATCCCACTTGGAAGGAATTTTGGCAGGGGGTGGATTGGGAATATTGGGAATCCCGCCGCGATCCGCGCTGCCAGAACTGCCTGATGCATTCCGGCTTCGAGCCTTCGGTGATTCGCAAGCTCGGAGAGCATCCCCGCGACGTGTGGACCATGATTAAGTGGAATTTCTCGAACCCACCGCGGTCCGCAACCGTGCCATCGCCCCGCTAATCAGGAATTCTGACACCAGCATTTTTGCCTACAGATGCGATAGCAACCCGGCGTTTACCGCGGTCCGCCGGAAACACACCTGAGCGCGCGACAGCCCGTGCCGGTGAACCCCTTTTACGGTAGTTGCAATGCAGCCGGCGTGATTTCTGCCCGGCCACGATCGCCAGTGCGTTCCGCACCGGATTGTCGGAGGAGGAGACCAATCCGCGCAACGCCGCTGCGAGCAGCTACGGAGACTCGGGACAGCCGAACAGCGCAAGATCCACGGCAGCAATGATCTCGTCCACGGTCACTTCCCCGCTACCATCACGGTCCAAGCGGCAGCTCGGCTCGATCTTTACCTCGCCAAGCAACGCTCTCGCCCCGAGCACGACCTCATCTACCGTGACTCTGCCGTCCCCGTCGCAATCGCCGGGACAATAAATCGAGGAAAGGGCTTCACTGGGTGATCCAGGCCAAGCTTTCGCCAGAGCGATAACTCGCTCGCAGTAAGCATCATCCAAAGCCAGAGCCCCAGCCAAAACACCCCGGTGCTGGAGCTTACACCAAAGAGCAGTTTCGGCGTACGGGCTATCCGGAAAAGGTAAATCCGGGTCCGGGGTGGGCGTCGGCTCGCCTGTGGGAGTGGGCTCCGGCGTGCTCGGGTTGCCGGAATACGGACCATCGGCTCCCTTGACGCTATCCACGTCGGGGCGGCAAGTACCATGGAACTGCTGCGGCACGTCATCCGCGATCGTCAACGTTCCGAAAACTCCGGTCACACTTACCCAACCTTCCACAGTCACCACCGACCCCGTGCCCACCACCTGCCCGGTTCCGTGTAACTCGGAGCCGCGGAGGGAGCCTGACACATCTATTTCCATGAACGTGCCCTCTTCCGCGCTACCCAGCCGCGCCTTCCCCTCCCAAACGCCGGCCCCTGCGTCCACCTCGAAGTTTCCGTTCCACGGAATGGCGGCTCTCCTCTCCCCGAGCGAACCCGAACAAACCCACGAGAGCGCCTGCACCTCGCTCGCCGCAAGCATCGCACAGAGGAACCCCAAGAGGGAAGTTCGTTTCCAGCGCCAGCGATCAGCCGTCTCCGCCGTTTGCGACCAGCGCTTCACATCACTGGTGAGTTTCTTTGGTTCCATGATGCAAACCTCCTGTTTGGCCATTGCCAGGAGTGACCGCCGTGCTGGTCACTCGCCCCAATAAGGGAACACAATTATTGGATTTCCTCGCAGGTCTGCGCTGTGCTGACCGGAGCGGAACAGTAGGGGCGGCAGCGAT
This sequence is a window from Candidatus Binatia bacterium. Protein-coding genes within it:
- the shc-1 gene encoding squalene-hopene cyclase codes for the protein MNDVLRSSTPTPLVRDETKNELEQRLDEAIRRTQTYLLRIQNAGGYWHFPLEANVTMDAEYIFFNRFMQRDARRQEARVVDHMLATQNDDGSWSLYPSGPGHVSLTIEAYFALKLCGFSPSEPRLQRAAQFIRAHGGLARAGVFTRCFLAYFGQFPWYGLPAMPVELILLPPWFPVNIYALSSWARETVVPLTILMALRPQVAISPEASVADLWLEPPSPAAVAFSRSPEFLSWRNFFLLVDSTLKTLGRYVPWAPLRHRAIERAERWILERQDRNGGWGGIQPPMLNCVMALKTLGYPDSHPAIANGIQAIDDFLIADGDSLMMQPCVSPTWDTALAAKALLDSGLNADHPALARAADWLIQNQIFRRGDWSVYNPDLDPGGWAFEFANDWYPDVDDTAVILMQLRRIATKDQRAQQRAIAYGLNWALGMQSQNGGWAAFDTDNDSEFLNQIPFADMEAMIDPPTEDLTGRLLELMGNYGYDLESSRARKAHRFLLRTQRPSGAWWGRWGANFIYGTWSVLAGLRAIGDDLRATHIRRAVAWLKQHQNPDGGWGETLASYDNESLAGQGESTPSQTAWAILGLLAGEPGMSDAVLRGVRFLLDTQNADGTWPERLWTGTGFPRHFYLRYDGYRIYFPLMALGQARQRLRALRSSPPSPTTTRPSEGHR
- the pds gene encoding phytoene dehydrogenase, translating into MPPNNGDAGRAQAPVVVAGGGIAGLAAAVELSRLGHRVLVLEARRRWGGRAASFRERTTGDELDNGQHALMGCYHHTLAFLDRIGASAKLAWQGRLQVPYFDLITGRTATLRAGPGPSPIHVAAGIARFALLSPAQRIEALLGGLRILALRRRQDPLLLHVTVEDLLRFCRQSPSTRERLWNPIAIATLNELPSRAAAAPFAEVIARAFFGSRRDSQFVFPRVSLSELYVPGALDFVRRHGGAAQLGAPVEGLVRNGEEIRAVVVRGGEVIPASAVVCALPPGAARNLLAEHGVAIPAFDYAPIVSVYLWFQQPPELPPFFGLLGGHGQWVFHRASLWGQTACAAAPDSHIVSVVISAARSEAQRHDGELIHDVTAELRCAFPHLARMEIRHALVVREKRATPSLTPELDRQRPPTRTRLRNLFLAGDWIATGLPATIESAVASGFAAARAVVPPYSKS
- the hpnH gene encoding hopanoid biosynthesis associated radical SAM protein HpnH, whose amino-acid sequence is MRFPLHITTDMLKWQLKNWWRGNQRYPFVLMLEPLHTCNLACIGCSPERYNGDLKDRLPLEECLRAVDDCGAPVVSICGGEPTIYPELPELVEGIIARKRHIYLCTNGILLDRFYQRSRPHKRLWINVHLDGLRDTHDFVVNRKGVFDKAIAMIREGKRRGYSVCTNTTIYRETNMDEIEAMCAMLSELGVDGILLSPGYHYEAIKENHFLYKHEIHEKFQRVLELAQKYPISSTPLFLQFAAGQRDYPCTPWGNPTRTPKGWKGPCYLIAGQYYPTWKEFWQGVDWEYWESRRDPRCQNCLMHSGFEPSVIRKLGEHPRDVWTMIKWNFSNPPRSATVPSPR
- a CDS encoding mevalonate kinase codes for the protein MPPTRIGRGRAPGKVILAGEHAVVYGWPAIALPLQRYVTVEVFAAERDRARQPDGHRNGGSVTVDGTRRVSLEALLVAAGRTLQASTENLAIRVLSEVPEAMGLGSSAALSVALIRALANYHGTPLSDDEASGHAYTLECLFHGQPSGIDNTTAAHAKLIRFVRGERTRALTPPSPLRLAIVLGKQPRQTRSAVEKLRFARAQRPQLLDAHFAQIGALVERAAHALCQGDWHALGQSMTENHALLAALGVSTAELDDLVHRALDYGARGAKLTGGGGGGAIVCLCPENRPELMRRFVETGWDCFAVDWPPAQGGSNERRTAQLDAHASCA
- a CDS encoding 3-hydroxy-3-methylglutaryl coenzyme A reductase; the protein is MPADNTTSRIEGFYKLPRKDRLVTLARMAGLEETEVTELLNPTPLAFEVADHMIENAIGVLGLPLGVGLNFLINGRERLVPMAIEEPSVVAAASFAARLIRDAGGFFAEADPSLMIGQIQLLGLADLEAASEKIQAAAGRILAVANSVHPNMLKRGGGARKIELRPLPDTPCGPMLVVHVLVDVGDAMGANAINSIAEAVAPLLEDLSGGEARLRILSNLADQRLARATARIPFPLLATERFSGEQVARRIEEAWAFAYADPYRAATHNKGIMNGIDAVALATGQDWRGIEAGAHAYAARHGQYRPLSEWRVHNGALVGSIELPLAVGIVGGNLECNPRANFGLRLLRARSARDLAAVMAAVGLAQNFAAVRALATDGIQRGHMALHARGLALAAGATEDIVEQVVEELIASGEIKLNKAREIVASRKRAA
- a CDS encoding type 2 isopentenyl-diphosphate Delta-isomerase, with product MRKPKTQAPAVNPIEARKRSHLELCATAAVEHPEKTTLLEEVDFVHNALPELSLDQIDLHTEFLGKTLAAPFLITGMTGGAPEAFAINRDLARVAERCGIAFGLGSQRAMERNPELSWTYQVRTFAPNTVVLANIGLTQAAQMPTPALRELVSAVDADGLCIHLNPAQELVQPEGDRDFRNGYTTIRRIAEEIGLPVIVKETGCGISAAVAARLHGLGIQYVDVSGAGGTSWVRVESLRSDHEAAALGTEFASWGIPTAAALLALRSLPVRCIASGGLRNSLDAAKSLALGADLCGMALPVFRAYTQGGLEGAEAFIAQCIRGLKTAMLLTGSASLDALRRQPLVIGPRLQAWLDALTSTERRN
- a CDS encoding hypothetical protein (possible pseudo, frameshifted), with protein sequence MSTPEELRAAYAYCRSLARLHYENFFVGSILLPRDLRSSIAAIYAFARVADDLADEGSVPPEQRLAALDAWEEELEACFAGAPRSQVFIALADTVRRFSLPIAPFRALLQAFRYDAQFRPFATFSDLLDYCRCSANPVGHLVLHLFGYRDAERQALADRICTGLQLANFWQDVSVDAQRGPCVLAARRFAAFRAHPRGYPERHGRR